The Deinococcus aquaedulcis genome includes a region encoding these proteins:
- a CDS encoding TolC family protein, with product MPVPSPHSQAPLLALCAALLLSGAQAQSAPPPPPTSPPATTAPATTAPAGLNLPDLLLALRASPGWRGADLNYQAAVLALQSARTRAGLSVTAEADSSLSRVPWDGGEWKGAATVTLSASVAVLPWSPALAAVRSAERALIAAALDLRAARAAQTAALFQALGGLRRAQAGLEAAQAGRALAERLLTVTEAQRAGGLATEAGVLERRTALESAVAGQDTAARAVTQAAQALTRLLGTPVAVAPTVLTAPLPDLTPAGDLDTLLARALRQRPEVARAQAALADAQAGLSAARLDARLPDVTASVRAGQLADAQGNPGRTVGASLNLKAGVLGVQASVPLRDTGAAVSGVALSLNASLPLLGRPQDAALAQAELGTAQAELGLASARQAAELDVRTRFSALDDERAGLQAARTRVQAAELGVQNARARLQAGLGTALEQTQADLTLLQARQALQAAQDSVALAGLALAQATADLDPLLPTLPAPLPTGGQP from the coding sequence ATGCCTGTTCCCTCTCCACATTCCCAGGCGCCGCTGCTGGCCCTGTGCGCCGCGCTGCTGCTTTCTGGCGCCCAGGCGCAGAGCGCGCCGCCACCGCCGCCCACGTCTCCCCCAGCTACCACGGCCCCAGCCACCACGGCCCCGGCGGGCCTGAACCTGCCCGACCTGCTGCTGGCCCTGCGCGCCTCGCCAGGCTGGCGGGGCGCCGACCTGAATTACCAGGCGGCGGTCCTGGCCCTGCAGAGCGCCCGCACCCGCGCCGGCCTGAGCGTGACCGCCGAGGCCGACAGTTCGCTGAGCCGCGTGCCCTGGGACGGCGGCGAGTGGAAGGGGGCAGCCACCGTCACCCTGAGCGCCAGCGTGGCCGTGCTGCCCTGGTCGCCCGCGCTGGCCGCCGTGCGCAGCGCCGAGCGGGCCCTGATTGCTGCCGCCCTGGACCTGCGCGCCGCGCGGGCGGCCCAGACGGCGGCGCTGTTTCAGGCGCTGGGTGGCCTGCGCCGCGCCCAGGCCGGGCTGGAAGCGGCCCAGGCCGGGCGCGCCCTGGCCGAGCGCCTGCTGACGGTCACCGAAGCCCAGCGCGCAGGTGGCCTGGCGACGGAGGCCGGGGTGCTGGAGCGCCGCACGGCCCTGGAATCAGCGGTGGCCGGGCAGGACACGGCCGCCCGCGCGGTGACCCAGGCGGCCCAGGCCCTAACCCGGCTGCTGGGCACGCCGGTGGCTGTCGCCCCCACCGTGCTGACCGCCCCGCTGCCCGACCTGACCCCGGCCGGCGACCTGGACACCCTGCTGGCCCGCGCCCTGCGCCAGCGCCCCGAGGTCGCCCGTGCCCAGGCGGCGCTGGCCGATGCCCAGGCTGGACTCTCGGCGGCGCGGCTGGATGCCCGGCTGCCCGACGTGACCGCCAGCGTGCGGGCCGGGCAGTTGGCCGACGCCCAGGGCAATCCCGGGCGGACCGTGGGGGCCAGCCTGAACCTGAAAGCCGGGGTGCTGGGTGTGCAGGCCAGCGTGCCGCTGCGCGACACCGGCGCGGCGGTCAGTGGCGTGGCCCTGTCGCTCAATGCCTCGCTGCCCCTCCTGGGCCGCCCCCAGGACGCTGCTCTGGCCCAGGCCGAACTGGGCACGGCACAGGCTGAACTGGGCCTTGCCAGTGCCCGGCAGGCCGCCGAACTGGACGTGCGCACCCGCTTCAGTGCCCTGGACGACGAACGCGCGGGCCTGCAGGCGGCGCGTACCCGCGTACAGGCTGCCGAACTGGGCGTGCAGAACGCCCGCGCCCGGCTGCAGGCGGGCCTGGGCACCGCGCTGGAACAGACCCAGGCCGACCTGACCCTGCTGCAGGCCCGGCAGGCGCTGCAGGCCGCCCAGGACAGTGTGGCCCTGGCGGGCCTCGCGCTGGCGCAGGCCACTGCCGACCTTGATCCCTTGCTGCCCACCCTTCCCGCCCCCCTGCCCACCGGAGGCCAACCATGA
- a CDS encoding alpha/beta fold hydrolase: protein MATQQTEQAEEAGLAHHHIVAGDVRLHYVAAGPVDGPPAVLLHGFPEFWRAWERQMGPLARAGFRVIVPDLRGYNLSEKPAGVEAYALHTLQQDVAGLIRALGYERAHVVGHDWGGIIAWALAIRQPEVVRRLVILNAPHPGAARRVMRKPAQWRRSWYIFLFQLPWLPERLLDRFGQWALQGVNPAAYTDRDRELYRQAWHQPGAATAMINYYRALRLAGRGHTGSLQVRAPTLVLWGDRDVALLPELADGLERWVPGVRVVHFPHASHWLMRDEPLRVNNLIADFLAEEAGQRS, encoded by the coding sequence GTGGCGACCCAGCAGACCGAACAGGCCGAAGAGGCGGGCCTGGCCCACCACCACATCGTGGCCGGGGACGTGCGGCTGCATTACGTGGCGGCGGGCCCTGTGGACGGCCCGCCCGCCGTGTTGCTGCACGGGTTCCCCGAGTTCTGGCGCGCCTGGGAGCGGCAGATGGGCCCACTGGCCCGCGCGGGCTTCCGGGTGATCGTGCCGGACCTGCGGGGCTACAACCTCAGCGAGAAGCCGGCTGGCGTGGAGGCCTACGCGCTGCACACCCTGCAGCAGGACGTGGCCGGCCTGATCCGCGCCCTGGGCTACGAGCGGGCGCATGTGGTGGGCCACGACTGGGGCGGCATCATCGCCTGGGCGCTGGCCATCCGCCAGCCGGAGGTGGTGCGCAGGCTGGTGATTCTGAACGCGCCGCACCCAGGGGCTGCCCGCCGGGTGATGCGCAAGCCCGCGCAGTGGCGGCGGTCGTGGTACATCTTCCTCTTTCAGCTGCCCTGGCTGCCCGAGCGCCTGTTGGACCGCTTTGGTCAGTGGGCGCTGCAGGGCGTCAACCCGGCCGCCTACACCGACCGGGACCGCGAACTGTACCGGCAGGCGTGGCACCAGCCGGGCGCGGCGACCGCCATGATCAATTACTACCGGGCGTTGCGTCTGGCCGGGCGCGGCCACACCGGCTCACTGCAGGTGCGCGCGCCCACGCTGGTGCTGTGGGGGGACCGGGACGTGGCCCTGCTGCCCGAACTGGCCGACGGCCTGGAGCGCTGGGTGCCCGGGGTGCGCGTGGTGCATTTTCCCCACGCCAGCCACTGGCTGATGCGCGACGAACCGCTGCGGGTGAACAACCTGATCGCCGATTTCCTGGCAGAGGAAGCGGGGCAGAGGAGCTGA
- a CDS encoding PAAR domain-containing protein yields MPPAARVGDNHTCPLYDGKSPHVGGPVNMGSPTVMIGRMPAARVGDMCVCSGPPDTIARGSATVFINKKPAARLGDMTAHGGVIVAGAPTVNIGG; encoded by the coding sequence ATGCCCCCTGCCGCGCGCGTTGGTGACAACCACACCTGCCCCCTGTACGACGGCAAATCGCCCCACGTGGGCGGGCCAGTCAACATGGGCAGCCCCACGGTCATGATTGGCCGCATGCCGGCCGCCCGCGTGGGCGACATGTGCGTGTGCTCTGGCCCGCCCGACACCATTGCCCGGGGCAGCGCCACCGTGTTCATCAACAAAAAGCCCGCCGCGCGCCTGGGCGACATGACGGCCCACGGCGGCGTGATCGTGGCGGGCGCGCCGACCGTGAACATCGGCGGCTGA
- a CDS encoding DUF4142 domain-containing protein, producing MILLPALLAACAPAMMTPPNASTVDGLFLQAMTGSNLFEIQSSQVALSKSNTAAVRTYAQMLINHHTAAQNQVSTLAAARGVPLPTALPPELQLKVSALSGLNAAAFDAAYLQEQVVAHQMTLSLIQNERTAGKDAEVVAMANAQAPIIQQHLDQAQALLRSPASPSQP from the coding sequence ATGATTCTTCTGCCCGCCCTGCTTGCGGCCTGCGCGCCGGCCATGATGACGCCGCCCAACGCCAGCACCGTGGACGGCCTGTTTCTGCAGGCGATGACCGGCAGCAACCTGTTTGAAATCCAGTCGTCGCAGGTGGCCCTGTCCAAGAGCAACACCGCCGCCGTGCGGACCTACGCCCAGATGCTCATTAACCACCACACCGCCGCCCAGAATCAGGTGAGCACCCTGGCCGCCGCGCGGGGCGTGCCGCTGCCCACGGCCCTGCCCCCTGAACTGCAGCTGAAGGTTTCGGCGCTCTCCGGGCTGAATGCCGCCGCGTTTGACGCCGCGTACCTGCAGGAACAGGTGGTGGCCCACCAGATGACCCTCAGCCTGATTCAGAACGAGCGCACGGCCGGCAAGGACGCCGAAGTGGTGGCGATGGCGAACGCCCAGGCGCCCATCATTCAGCAGCATCTGGATCAGGCCCAGGCGCTGCTGCGCTCACCCGCCAGCCCTTCGCAGCCCTGA
- a CDS encoding polysaccharide lyase domain-containing protein translates to MSVPHRFSPARTPAVTLLGAALLALSACGQNPSPAADQPRLSPQAAQVYRVSCTATSGPRTLEDINRLAPNLNPGDQVLLQRGCTFPATSSVALQVSRSGTSTAPITFGAYGTGAAPVIRQSGQNSTVQIRGSWLVFQDIALVADPLPAAGGGVRCTAQPVGWLVGWEVWGTRNTLNRVSARGYMTGVMLVRGDGTLGSHRVLNSSFFNNSVMERNTPGGDDDSGAWGVLVNSSNNEIASNRFTGHSACSEDYGRDGASVEIYQSSNNWVHHNETHEDVAFVELGGTPDLPSRNNRIEDNVYMPVQTGGAFVTLRGARSSWGANPGTSVRRNTSYLADLGITCSDGCSAQILVAEDNKIWERQTSSGLSTKTFAFWADAPVSERRNTFWRDDGRPVASIDGGQLDSTDRIAPFTRPTATF, encoded by the coding sequence ATGAGCGTCCCTCACCGCTTCAGCCCTGCTCGAACACCCGCCGTCACCCTGCTTGGCGCCGCCCTGCTGGCCCTCAGCGCCTGCGGCCAGAACCCGTCTCCGGCGGCCGACCAGCCGCGCCTGAGCCCCCAGGCCGCGCAGGTCTACCGGGTCTCGTGTACCGCCACCAGCGGGCCCCGCACCCTGGAGGACATCAACCGCCTGGCCCCGAACCTGAACCCGGGCGATCAGGTGCTGCTGCAGCGGGGCTGCACCTTCCCAGCCACCAGTTCCGTGGCCCTGCAGGTCAGCCGCTCGGGCACCAGCACGGCGCCCATCACCTTCGGGGCCTACGGCACGGGGGCGGCGCCAGTCATTCGCCAGAGCGGCCAGAATTCCACGGTGCAGATCCGGGGCTCGTGGCTGGTGTTTCAGGATATTGCCCTGGTGGCCGATCCGCTGCCCGCAGCCGGGGGCGGCGTGCGCTGCACCGCGCAGCCGGTGGGCTGGCTGGTGGGCTGGGAGGTCTGGGGTACCCGCAACACCCTCAACCGCGTCTCGGCGCGCGGCTACATGACGGGCGTGATGCTGGTGCGCGGCGACGGCACCCTGGGCTCTCACAGGGTGCTGAACAGCAGCTTTTTCAACAACTCGGTGATGGAGAGGAACACGCCCGGCGGCGACGACGATTCCGGCGCCTGGGGCGTGCTGGTGAACAGCAGCAACAACGAGATCGCGTCGAACCGCTTCACCGGCCACTCGGCCTGCAGCGAGGACTACGGGCGCGACGGCGCCAGCGTCGAGATTTACCAGTCCAGCAACAACTGGGTGCACCACAACGAAACCCACGAGGACGTGGCCTTTGTGGAGCTGGGCGGCACGCCGGACCTGCCCAGCCGCAACAACCGCATTGAGGACAATGTGTATATGCCGGTGCAGACGGGCGGCGCTTTCGTGACACTGCGCGGCGCGCGCAGCAGCTGGGGTGCCAACCCTGGCACCTCGGTGCGGCGCAACACCTCGTACCTGGCGGACCTGGGCATCACCTGCTCGGACGGCTGCTCGGCGCAGATTCTGGTGGCCGAGGACAACAAAATCTGGGAGCGGCAGACCTCCAGCGGCCTGAGCACCAAGACCTTCGCCTTCTGGGCCGACGCCCCCGTGTCAGAGCGGCGCAACACCTTCTGGCGCGACGATGGCCGCCCGGTCGCCAGCATCGACGGCGGCCAGCTGGACAGCACCGACCGCATCGCCCCCTTCACCCGCCCCACCGCCACCTTCTAG
- a CDS encoding TolC family protein, with translation MTRSPLPALRLLLPLLLTLGGAHAQNATVQGATSLTLPSAVARALAQGVDVTSARASLQKAQANLRAVRADPTSLITTLTQAEQEVAAQAAALDAAKLGAAQAAISGYLSAYEGAARVTLAGAQVGLSERNLKIAQARLAARTATALDVSRAQNALNSDRQDLASARASLPVLEAGLARTLNLQGDLKLSAPPAAPKLSVTLAALQAGLEKRLPSLVQAANGAALAALQVRLSDNDYTPARTLDDARVAAQNAQRTLDDALRAAQTGVRDAYRAAQDAQERVTLAREALQNARTALTQAQARLKAGTAAAVEVQQAQLQVSQAEFSLTQAQGGVWRALAGLGTASGVDVTGLVN, from the coding sequence ATGACCCGTTCCCCCCTGCCCGCCCTGCGCCTGCTGCTGCCCCTCCTGCTGACCCTGGGCGGCGCCCACGCCCAGAACGCCACAGTCCAGGGCGCCACGTCCCTCACGCTGCCCTCGGCGGTGGCGCGCGCGCTGGCGCAGGGCGTGGACGTGACCAGCGCCCGCGCCAGCCTGCAAAAAGCCCAGGCCAACCTGCGTGCGGTGCGCGCCGACCCCACCAGCCTGATCACCACCCTCACCCAGGCCGAGCAGGAGGTGGCGGCCCAGGCCGCCGCGCTGGACGCCGCCAAGCTGGGCGCGGCGCAGGCGGCCATCAGCGGGTACCTGTCCGCCTACGAGGGCGCCGCGCGGGTCACGCTGGCTGGCGCACAGGTGGGCCTCAGCGAACGCAACCTGAAGATTGCCCAGGCCCGCCTTGCGGCGCGCACGGCCACCGCGCTGGACGTCAGCCGCGCGCAGAACGCCCTGAACAGTGACCGCCAGGACCTCGCCAGCGCCCGGGCCAGCTTGCCAGTGCTGGAGGCCGGGCTGGCCCGCACCCTGAACCTGCAGGGCGACCTGAAGCTGAGTGCGCCGCCCGCCGCCCCCAAGCTGAGCGTGACGCTCGCCGCGTTGCAGGCGGGCCTGGAAAAACGCCTGCCCAGTCTGGTGCAGGCGGCCAACGGCGCGGCCCTGGCGGCGCTGCAGGTGCGCCTCTCGGACAACGATTACACGCCGGCCCGCACCCTGGACGACGCCCGGGTGGCGGCCCAGAACGCCCAGCGCACCCTGGACGACGCCCTGCGCGCCGCCCAGACCGGCGTGCGCGACGCCTACCGCGCCGCCCAGGACGCCCAGGAGCGCGTGACCCTGGCGCGCGAGGCCCTGCAGAATGCCCGCACCGCCCTGACCCAGGCGCAGGCCCGCCTGAAGGCCGGCACCGCCGCCGCCGTGGAGGTGCAGCAGGCGCAGCTGCAGGTCTCGCAGGCCGAATTCAGCCTGACCCAGGCGCAGGGCGGCGTGTGGCGGGCCCTGGCGGGGCTGGGCACGGCCAGCGGCGTGGACGTGACCGGGCTGGTGAACTGA
- a CDS encoding TetR/AcrR family transcriptional regulator, which translates to MARPRQITDEQIVAAAQEVFLEQGFAATTAAIARRAGVSEGTLFNRFPTKEDLFSAAIGLTDYGQWRAALLSAVGQGEVRRNLERATLSMLREAEALVPRLSVVFSRGHDPSHNPMLARLDDPMRADAQAITGYLQGEVALGRVRPLDAEVTALTVVGALTHFIHQEQVMPPPGRTPVDAGRFVRGLLDVLWPGLAP; encoded by the coding sequence ATGGCACGCCCCCGGCAGATTACCGATGAACAGATTGTGGCGGCGGCGCAGGAGGTTTTTCTGGAACAGGGTTTTGCGGCCACCACCGCCGCGATTGCCCGCCGCGCGGGCGTGTCCGAGGGCACCCTCTTCAACCGCTTTCCCACCAAGGAGGACCTCTTCTCGGCCGCCATTGGCCTCACCGATTACGGCCAGTGGCGCGCGGCGCTCCTGTCGGCGGTGGGCCAGGGCGAGGTGCGGCGCAACCTGGAACGCGCCACCCTGAGCATGTTGCGCGAAGCCGAAGCCCTGGTGCCCCGCCTGAGCGTGGTGTTCTCGCGCGGCCATGACCCCAGCCACAACCCCATGCTGGCGCGCCTGGACGACCCCATGCGCGCCGACGCCCAGGCCATCACAGGCTACCTGCAGGGCGAGGTGGCCCTGGGCCGCGTGCGCCCGCTGGACGCCGAGGTCACGGCCCTGACGGTGGTGGGCGCCCTGACGCATTTCATTCACCAGGAGCAGGTGATGCCGCCCCCTGGGCGCACCCCTGTCGACGCCGGACGCTTCGTACGTGGCCTGCTGGATGTGCTGTGGCCGGGCCTCGCCCCCTGA